A window of Panicum virgatum strain AP13 chromosome 8K, P.virgatum_v5, whole genome shotgun sequence contains these coding sequences:
- the LOC120643625 gene encoding 5'-3' exoribonuclease 3-like — MGVPSFYKWLVGKYPSIVVPAKEDDGGAGGTSSPPPPGDAGGGPNGVYHNLYLDMNGIIHPCFHPEDQVYPPTTFDEVFQAMFEYMDRLFRIVRPTKLLYLAVDGVAPRAKMNQQRSRRFKAAKDAKDAELEEKLLREKFRAEGREVHPRETNELSDPNVITPGTEFMEKLSMALEYYIRARLNNDPAWKGIKVILSDANVPGEGEHKIMSFIRAQRTRENYDPNTRHCLYGLDADLIMLALASHELHFSILREDVLQQNQPENCITLAKELFKTEELKKCRGWFPRTTEMTPRVKSPKKPYQFLNIWVLREYLELDLKIPNPVVKTDIERLIDDFIFICFLTGNDFIPHIPSVEIHECAVDLLLEVYKKTFNKMGGYIVNTEKLKDKHAAYLKVSRLEKFFHELSLYEEKIFLKRYELRERLQRNILRRAAEKEWNERNFDNMEQNPDGPGLTVDSLSAQCSISTCSGDKSDMTSNTLELRRNLKDTLRNKQDLITSGACKPDTIKLGLAGWKSRFYREKFGVERFNEAGNLKNDMVQKYLEGLCWVLLYYFADVPSWSWYYPFYYAPFASDLKGLSQFKISFTMDKPLRPFNQLMAVLPKESSFALPKCYRKLMENEESSIQKFYPSDLQIDTHGKRFLWQGIAKMPFIDEKLLISATKTVENELTVHEMSRNTVRQEKIFVRNSNTMASNAAIGQIFDCSSKKLPIDPAASELGGWISPVDDNGISCGFFRSPVRDLEDLRNVQTVSFMFFNPEPVKIIPRLLEHVNKPEKTLTEADIPTRPMWHTYPGSRPPETFTATEEVQPRNSSFGRGRGRDIRTETPQLGGNYGRGFHGAGMAQSRGGAYTFQPGGRDCAGSGTLQRQQVAWRPVGAWARGGSENGGGHGGNGQPRGW; from the exons ATGGGAGTGCCTTCGTTCTACAAGTGGCTCGTGGGCAAGTACCCTAGCATCGTCGTCCCCGCGAaggaggacgacggcggcgccgggggtacgtcatcgccgccgccgccgggggatgCCGGCGGCGGACCCAATGGCGTCTACCACAACCTCTACCTCGACATGAACGGCATCATCCACCCCTGCTTCCACCCGGAGGACCAG GTGTACCCGCCAACGACGTTCGACGAGGTGTTCCAGGCCATGTTCGAGTACATGGATCGTCTCTTCCGCATCGTCAGGCCTACCAAACTGCTGTACTTGGCAGTAG ATGGCGTTGCTCCCCGCGCCAAAATGAACCAGCAGAGATCCAGGCGCTTCAAGGCTGCCAAGGACGCCAAAGATGCG GAACTGGAGGAAAAACTTCTGAGAGAGAAATTCAGAGCTGAAGGGAGGGAGGTGCACCCGCGGGAGACAAATGAGCTTTCAGATCCTAATGTCATTACGCCAGGGACCGAGTTCATGGAGAAGCTCTCCATGGCGCTTGAGTACTACATCCGTGCTCGGCTGAATAATGACCCAGCATGGAAAGGCATCAAG GTAATACTATCTGATGCAAATGTACCTGGAGAAGGTGAGCACAAGATAATGTCTTTCATCCGGGCACAACGCACCAGGGAGAACTATGATCCAAATACACGTCACTGCTTGTATGGATTG GATGCGGACCTGATAATGCTCGCTTTGGCATCTCACGAGCTTCACTTTTCAATTTTGCGTGAG GATGTGCTACAACAAAACCAACCAGAAAACTGTATCACTCTAGCTAAAGAATTGTTCAAAACTGAAGAGCTAAAAAAATGTAGAGGCTGGTTCCCCCGCACAACAGAAATGACTCCTAGGGTCAAGTCTCCTAAGAAACCTTATCAG TTTTTGAACATATGGGTTCTGAGGGAGTATCTGGAGCTTGATCTGAAGATACCAAACCCAGTTGTCAAAACAGATATTGAGAGACTTATAGATGATTTCATATTTATTTGTTTCCTGACAGGAAATGATTTCATTCCACATATTCCTTCAGTAGAGATACATGAG TGTGCAGTTGATCTGTTATTGGAAGTGTACAAAAAAACCTTCAACAAAATGGGGGGCTATATTGTGAACACGGAAAAG TTGAAAGACAAACATGCTGCGTATCTTAAAGTCTCAAGGTTAGAAAAGTTTTTTCATGAATTGTCCTTGTATGAAGAGAAAATTTTCCTCAAAAGATATGAGCTGCGAGAG AGGCTACAGCGCAATATACTGCGTCGAGCTGCAGAGAAGGAATGGAATGAAAGAAACTTTGACAATATG GAACAAAATCCTGATGGTCCAGGCTTGACAGTTGATTCATTATCAGCGCAATGCAGCATTTCCACCTGCAGCGGCGACAAGTCAGAT ATGACTTCAAATACCTTAGAGCTGAGGCGAAACTTAAAGGATACTCTCCGTAACAAGCAAGACCTTATAACAAGTGGAGCCTGTAAACCTGACACG ATAAAACTGGGATTAGCTGGATGGAAATCTCGATTCTACAGGGAAAAGTTTGGTGTTGAAAGATTTAACGAAGCTGGGAATCTGAAGAATGACATG GTTCAAAAGTATCTTGAAGGACTTTGTTGGGTGCTTCTGTACTACTTTGCAGATGTGCCATCATGGAGCTG GTACTATCCATTCTATTATGCTCCTTTTGCATCTGATCTGAAAGGACTATCTCAGTTTAAGATATCTTTTACCATGGACAAGCCACTAAGACCATTCAATCAGCTCATGGCAGTCCTTCCAAAAGAAAG CTCTTTTGCATTACCGAAGTGTTACAGAAAACTGATGGAAAATGAAGAGTCTTCCATACAAAAATTCTATCCTTCAG ATCTGCAGATTGATACCCATGGGAAACGTTTCTTGTGGCAA GGTATTGCAAAGATGCCATTCATTGATGAAAAGCTACTGATTTCGGCTACCAAGACAGTGGAGAATGAACTCACA GTGCATGAGATGAGTAGGAACACTGTTCGGCAAGAGAAGATCTTCGTGAGGAACTCAAATACTATGGCAAGCAATGCAGCCATTGGGCAAATATTTGATTGTTCATCGAAAAAGCTTCCAATAGATCCAGCAGCCAG TGAACTTGGTGGATGGATATCGCCTGTTGACGACAATGGTATAAGCTGTGGATTCTTCCGTTCACCCGTTAGAGATCTTGAGGACCTTAGGAATGTCCAGACAGT ATCATTCATGTTCTTCAACCCAGAGCCAGTGAAGATCATTCCAAGACTACTTGAACATGTCAATAAACCTGAAAAG ACTTTAACTGAAGCTGACATTCCAACAAGGCCGATGTGGCACACCTACCCAGGTTCCCGCCCACCGGAAACCTTCACTGCCACAGAAGAGGTGCAGCCCAGGAATAGCAGCTTTGGCCGTGGGAGAGGGAGAGACATCAGGACCGAGACACCGCAGTTGGGCGGCAACTATGGGAGAGGTTTCCATGGGGCTGGCATGGCACAAAGCCGTGGTGGTGCGTACACTTTCCAGCCAGGCGGGAGAGATTGTGCAGGAAGTGGCACGTTGCAGAGGCAGCAGGTGGCATGGCGCCCAGTTGGGGCGTGGGCAAGAGGTGGAAGTGAGAAtggaggcggccatggcgggaaTGGGCAGCCCCGTGGTTGGTAG